The sequence below is a genomic window from Candidatus Hydrogenedentota bacterium.
GCCCGCCGCCACCTCGTCCACTGTCGTCGCCGACAGATACCCGTCCAGATGGAAGGCCCCCAGAGGCACGGCCCGTTGCACCGCTGCGATCTCCGTCAGCACCGCCTCTGGGGCGTCGGGCGATTCCGCCGCCTCCCGTCCCAGGGAAACGGGAAACAGATGCAGTTTGCCCCCGCCGAACAGGGCCGGATACACCGACGGATCGTAACAGGCCGCCGCCGCCGCGTCGTCTTTTCCCCCGTCGCCCATGCGCACGCGCCATGTGTCGGAAAGCACCGGGAACGGGATGCGGAGCCCGGCGCCCGAGGCCCCGGAACAGACCATTTCCTGCCGCACGGCGGGCAGCAGACTGCGGACGCGCTCCGCCACAAGCAGGGATTGCCCGATCTCGGCCTGCGTTTCCGCGAAGTAGCACACGGTGGACGGGCGGTGCAGCACAATGTCTGACCCGATGTCGGCCAGCCAGCGGGTGACGCCGTCCGTTCGCCGCCAATGGCGCCAGAATCCATACCAGGAGAGCGTGGACACCTCCTCCATGGCGAAAAAGGAAAAACGCTCCAGCCATGCCGGCGTGGCATAGTCCAGCACCCGGGCCTCACGGCCGGCGGCCACCAGAGCCCCTGCCATTCGGGCCATGCGGTCCTTCGGCAGAAACGCGCCCATCTGGAAAGGTCCGGCAGGCACATGTACCAGCGCGTATTCCGGCCTCATCAGGCGTTTACCTCCCTCCACCGTTGGCGGTGACCGATGTTCACGGCAATCCTCTCAGGGCTCGCGACCACGCTACCACAACATATAGTCGGCTTGCAACCTGTCCTACGCCATATCTTGTCGTGATCATAGCATGAACGCAACATATATGCAACCCCTTATTTTTTGGGCATATTTTGTGCAAGAATCCCAAATTGTGAGGGTTCTAACACCGCCCGACCTGTCCAGCCACCGCACCCAGGGAACCGTCTCGACCTCTCGGACGGTCTGCCGGAAACCCTGGATGGGTCTTTGATTCTGTCTCAAATTGTGGTATACTCTGGCCCGGACACAATATGTTGCGTTCGGAGGTGCCTGTGAACGGACTGAAGCGGAAAGTGCATTTCGTCGGTGTGGGCGGGATCGGCATGAGCGGTCTTGCCGAAATCCTGCTTAATCTCGGCTACGACGTGTCCGGTTCAGATATCAAGGCGACCAGCATCACCGACCGGTTGCAGACCCTGGGCCTTGAGTTCCACGAGGGGCATCGGGGGGAAAACGTGGGGGACGCGGGCATACTCGTGGTGTCCGCCGCCGTGGCCCCGGACAACGACGAGGTGTCGGCGGCGCGCGGGCGCGGCATCCCGGTGATCCACCGCAGCGACCTGCTCGCGGACCTGATGCGTCTCAAGCCGCACGCGGTCGCCGTGGGCGGCACCCACGGCAAGACGACCACCACCTCCATGATCAGCGCGGTGATGGACGTGGCGAACATCGGCGCGACGAGCATTGTGGGGGGCATCCTGCACCGCAGCGGGACCAACGCCCGCTGGGGCACGGGGGACTATCTGGTCGCCGAGGCCGACGAGCACGACGGGTCCTTCCTGCGCCTTCATCCGACCATCGCCGTGGTCACCAACATGGACGCGGAGCATCTGGAATACTACGGCACCCTCGACCGCATCAAGCGGGCGTTCACGGATTTCTGCAACAGCGTCCCGTTCTACGGGTACAGCATCGTCTGCGGGGACGACGCGAACACGCGCGACACCCTCGGCGATATTGAGAGCGTGTGCATCACCTACGGCGCCGGCGGGGATGTGTCGCTGCTGGGGCGCGACGTGGCGCTCCGCGACGCGCCGGGGGCCGCCAGTCCCGCGCAGCGCCTCGCCTGCCTGCGCACGCGCTTCACGGTTGAGTGCCGCGACGAGCGCCTGGGCCCGGTCGGCGTCCTCGGCGCGCTGGAGATCGGCGCCGTGGGCGTCCACAACGTGCGCAACGCCCTCGCGGCCTGCGCCGTGGGGCTCTGCCTCGGCATGCGTTTCAGCGTGATCGCGGCGGGCCTGCGCCAGTACGAAGGGGTGCAGCGCCGCCTCCAGCCCTGCGGCGAGCGCCGCGGCGTGCTGGTGGTGGAGGACTATGCGCACCACCCGACGGAGATCATGAGCACCCTGGAGGCGGTCCGCTGGATCGCCCCCCGGCGGATTATCGCCGTCTTCCAGCCCCACCTTTACAGCCGCACGAAGTTCTTCTGCGACGACTTCGCCCGGGCCCTCTCCACGGTGGACCGGGCCATTGTGACCGACATCTATCCGTCGCGCGAGGCCCCCATGCCCGGGGTGGACGCGTGCATGATCGTGGACGCCGCCCGCGCGGCCGGCGCGCAGTCGGTGGATTTGGTGCGCGACATGCGCGACGTGCCCGGCGCGCTGGCGGACTCGCTGGAGGCCGGCGACGTGGTGCTGGTGATGGGCGCGGGGAACATCAACCAAATCTGCGGCCCCCTGCTGGACGCCCTGGAGGGGGGGGACGGGAAAGGGGGGGCGGCATGATGGCCGGAACCGCAGGGGTGTACTCCCCGCCCCGAAAGGCGCAGCGCGGGACGTGGCGGCTCAAGCACGCCGCCGGGGAGCTTTTCGCCCTTGCCGTGGTGGCCGCCTTCCTGGTGTTTCTCGGTGGCTATCTCTGGGGCGAGGCCGTCTTTGCCACGCGCGAGGTGCGTTTCGAGGGGAACGAGCACCTCACGGACCAGCAGATTCTGGAGGCGGCCAACATCACGGACTCGGAGACCTTTTTCACCCTCGACACCGAGGCCATCCGCGGACGGGTGCTGGACCTTCCCTACATCAAGAGCTGCGACGCGCGGCGCATCGGCCTGAACGCGGTCCTCATCAGCGTGACCGAGCGCGCGCCGGTGGTCTCCATCATGGTCAACAACCACGTGTACGAGCTGGACCGGGAGGGCAGGGTGCTGCGCGAGGTGCATCCCCTCGCGCCGCCCACCGGGCCGCTGGTGACGAACCTCTCCGGAGTGCACGCGGTGGTGCCCGGGCAGCATGTGAGCCACCCCGCGCTCACCCGCGCCGTCGAGCTCTGGCGGGCCTTTTCCGCCGCCCCCGTCTCCGGGCAGCTCACGCTGTCCGAAATCAGCGCCCTCGGCGAAAACGAACTGGTCATGATCTTCAACGAGCTGCCCTACGAGACGCGCTGGGGCCGCGAGGATTTCCCCGCCCAGGTCCGGCGCTTCGAGGCGCTTCTCCGGGAGAAACAGGGGAAGCTGCCCTGCGGGGAGTACCTCGACATGCGGTTTGACGCGGACATTGTGTGCAAATGAAACGGCGGGGCGGCCCCGGCGCGGGCGTCCCTGAAAACAGCGAAAGGCCACGGTATGAGCGAGCGCGACAGACACGGGGAGTTTGACACCTTTGACCAGCACGCGGTCATCAAGGTGTGCGGCATCGGCGGCGGCGGCTGCAACTCCGTGGACCGCATGATCGAGGCGGGCCTGTCCGGGGTGCAGTTCATCGCCATCAACACGGACGCCCAGTCGCTCAAGAAGTCCCGGGCCGAGGTCCGCGTGCAGATTGGCACCAAGAGCAGCGGCGGCCTCGGCGCCGGCGCCAACCCGGAGGCCGGGCGCGCCGCCTGCGAGGAGGACCGCGAGGAGGTGCGCGCCGTGCTCCAGGGGGCCGACATGGTCTTCCTGGCCCTCGGGCTTGGCGGCGGCACGGGCACCGGCGCCGCGCCGATCGTGGCCGAGGAGGCCATGGCGAGCGGCGCGCTCGTCTGCGCCATCGTGACCCTGCCGTTCTCCTTCGAGGCCGCCCTGCGCATGGAGAACGCCCTCAAGGGGCTTGAGCAGCTGGAGAAGCACGTGGACACCCTGATTGTGGTGCCCAACGACCGCATCGCCGAGCTGAGCCGCCCGGACACCTTCCTGCTGGACGCCTTCCGCCACGGCGACGAGGTGCTCCACAACGGCGTGCGCGCCATCACCGAGCTCATCACGGTGGTGGGGCTCATCAATGTGGACTTCAAGGACCTGCGCACCATCATGCTGGCAAAGGGGCGCGCCCTCATGGGCATCGGCATGGCCGAGGGCGACGACCGCGCCATCCGCGCGGCCCGCGAGGCCATCGTGTGCCCCCTGCTGGAGCAGTCCGACATCAACGGCGCCAAGGGCGTCATCATCAACGTGCGTGGCGGAAAGGACCTCCGCATGCAGGAGGTCACCGAGGCCATCCAGTTCATCAAGGAGAACGCCCCCGACGCCAACATCATCTTCGGCGTCGTCGTGGAGAAGGAGGAGCTTCCGGAGGTGCAGATCACCGTTATTGCGGCGGGGTTCCCGCACAAGGACGTCTCCTCCTACGTCAACCGCCCGCCCCGCGCGGCTGCGGTTCCCTTTGCCACCGCCCCCGCCCCCGCGCCCGCCGTTTCACCCCAGCAGCCGCCCGCCGGGGCAAAGGGCGAATCCGCCCCCGCCGCCCCCGCCCAGGCGCCGGCCGCCGATGCGAAACAGGCGCCGCCCCCTCCGGAAACCGCGCCCGCGCCCGAGCGGCAGCCGGACCGTCCCGCGGCGCCGCCGGCCGCCAAGCCCGCCGCCCCCGCGCCCAAGGGCGCGGCCGCCGGGTCAACGGGTGTGCAGCTCACCATAGACAACACGGAACCGGGGGGGTTCCGGACCGTTTTCCAGGATTCCGGCCCCAAGGACCGGTCCAACGACTCCCGCATTCCCGCCTTCCTGCGCAAGCGCTTCAACGGGAGCAAGTAGGCGCGGTTAACACCTGCGCGCCGGGGCGGAAGCGGACTCCACCCCGGCGCGCGTGTTATTGGATGCTGACGCTAATCCTCCGTGATGGGCTGGTTGCACACGTCGCAGAACTTGGCCTTGGAAAAGGTCATGGCCAGCCACATGGGAATCCACAGGCCGAAGGTGCAGAGCGTGAGGAGGAGCTGTCCTCCGTGGTTCACGCGGTTGGTGTGCCAGGAGACATCCTTCCTGCAATGCTCGCAGTGAAGGGTGCTGTTCGTCTCGTCTTTCATGACGATGGTCCTTTCTTGGGGGGAAGCACATGGGCGAAGCGGTCCGCGCGACCGGGCGGACACACCTCACGCGGGGGATTGGGAAAGGTGTTTGAAGGCGCGCCGCGCGCGCGCGGGCATCAAATCAGAAGCTGGCGCTTGAGGAGAAGAAGGGACCGGTTGTGGCCCGGGCGGAGCCCCGACAGGGGGTCCGGTACGGCAGGACGGCCCGCAGACGGGGCCGTGCCCTGGGAGGCGGGGGG
It includes:
- the ftsZ gene encoding cell division protein FtsZ; amino-acid sequence: MSERDRHGEFDTFDQHAVIKVCGIGGGGCNSVDRMIEAGLSGVQFIAINTDAQSLKKSRAEVRVQIGTKSSGGLGAGANPEAGRAACEEDREEVRAVLQGADMVFLALGLGGGTGTGAAPIVAEEAMASGALVCAIVTLPFSFEAALRMENALKGLEQLEKHVDTLIVVPNDRIAELSRPDTFLLDAFRHGDEVLHNGVRAITELITVVGLINVDFKDLRTIMLAKGRALMGIGMAEGDDRAIRAAREAIVCPLLEQSDINGAKGVIINVRGGKDLRMQEVTEAIQFIKENAPDANIIFGVVVEKEELPEVQITVIAAGFPHKDVSSYVNRPPRAAAVPFATAPAPAPAVSPQQPPAGAKGESAPAAPAQAPAADAKQAPPPPETAPAPERQPDRPAAPPAAKPAAPAPKGAAAGSTGVQLTIDNTEPGGFRTVFQDSGPKDRSNDSRIPAFLRKRFNGSK
- a CDS encoding UDP-N-acetylmuramate--L-alanine ligase, producing MNGLKRKVHFVGVGGIGMSGLAEILLNLGYDVSGSDIKATSITDRLQTLGLEFHEGHRGENVGDAGILVVSAAVAPDNDEVSAARGRGIPVIHRSDLLADLMRLKPHAVAVGGTHGKTTTTSMISAVMDVANIGATSIVGGILHRSGTNARWGTGDYLVAEADEHDGSFLRLHPTIAVVTNMDAEHLEYYGTLDRIKRAFTDFCNSVPFYGYSIVCGDDANTRDTLGDIESVCITYGAGGDVSLLGRDVALRDAPGAASPAQRLACLRTRFTVECRDERLGPVGVLGALEIGAVGVHNVRNALAACAVGLCLGMRFSVIAAGLRQYEGVQRRLQPCGERRGVLVVEDYAHHPTEIMSTLEAVRWIAPRRIIAVFQPHLYSRTKFFCDDFARALSTVDRAIVTDIYPSREAPMPGVDACMIVDAARAAGAQSVDLVRDMRDVPGALADSLEAGDVVLVMGAGNINQICGPLLDALEGGDGKGGAA
- a CDS encoding FtsQ-type POTRA domain-containing protein gives rise to the protein MMAGTAGVYSPPRKAQRGTWRLKHAAGELFALAVVAAFLVFLGGYLWGEAVFATREVRFEGNEHLTDQQILEAANITDSETFFTLDTEAIRGRVLDLPYIKSCDARRIGLNAVLISVTERAPVVSIMVNNHVYELDREGRVLREVHPLAPPTGPLVTNLSGVHAVVPGQHVSHPALTRAVELWRAFSAAPVSGQLTLSEISALGENELVMIFNELPYETRWGREDFPAQVRRFEALLREKQGKLPCGEYLDMRFDADIVCK